From Manduca sexta isolate Smith_Timp_Sample1 chromosome 21, JHU_Msex_v1.0, whole genome shotgun sequence, the proteins below share one genomic window:
- the LOC115442223 gene encoding cyclin-dependent kinase 2, protein MDNFSTVEKIGEGTYGVVYKAKDKSTGNEIALKKIKLENEPEGVPSTALREISVLRELRHPAVVQLLDVLLADNKLFLVFEYLNMDLKRLMDLTKGPLRLDLVKSYLRQLLEGVAYCHAQRVLHRDLKPQNLLVDDEGHIKLADFGLARAFGIPVRAYTHEVVTLWYRAPEILLGAKFYSTAVDVWSLACIFAEMASGRTLFPGDSEIDQLFRVFRALGTPGGELWPAARRLPDYRAAFPRWPARAARTLLPAGLRADASACALFEAMLRYEPEERVPARAALHHPYLADARLTPPELPSRRV, encoded by the exons ATGGATAATTTTTCAACGGTTGAGAAGATCGGAGAGGGAACATATGGTGTCGTATACAAAGCGAAGGATAAATCCACCGGCAATGAGATAGCCCTCAAGAAAATTAAACTAGAAAA tgAGCCTGAGGGTGTGCCGTCGACGGCGTTGCGCGAGATCTCCGTGCTGCGGGAGCTGCGGCACCCAGCTGTGGTGCAGCTGCTGGATGTGCTGCTAGCAGACAACAAACTGTTCCTTGTATTTGAGTACCTGAACATGGACCTCAAGCGCCTCATGGATCTCACCAAGGGACCACTACGTCTAGATCTTGTCAAG AGTTACCTGCGGCAGCTATTAGAAGGCGTGGCGTATTGTCACGCACAGCGCGTTCTCCACCGTGACCTGAAGCCTCAAAACCTGCTTGTGGATGACGAGGGCCACATCAAACTAGCAGACTTTGGTCTGGCACGAGCTTTCGGCATCCCCGTCCGCGCGTACACGCACGAGGTCGTCACGCTGTGGTACCGCGCGCCAGAGATCCTGCTCGGAGCCAAGTTCTATTCCACTGCCGTAGATGTTTGGAGCCTCGCCTGTATCTTTGCTGAGATG GCCAGCGGACGCACTCTCTTTCCTGGTGACAGTGAAATCGACCAGCTATTCCGCGTGTTCCGCGCCCTGGGTACACCGGGGGGTGAATTGTGGCCTGCGGCGAGACGCTTGCCCGATTACCGCGCCGCGTTCCCACGCTGGCCAGCGCGCGCGGCCCGGACGTTGTTACCAGCGGGGCTTCGCGCGGATGCTTCGGCGTGCGCGCTGTTTGAAGCGATGCTGCGCTACGAGCCAGAAGAGCGAGTGCCGGCACGTGCAGCGTTGCACCACCCTTATTTGGCAGATGCCCGGCTCACTCCGCCCGAATTGCCTTCGCGCCgagtttaa